The following are encoded in a window of Phreatobacter oligotrophus genomic DNA:
- a CDS encoding TspO/MBR family protein, whose product MSRSVAGTVAVYGAFLVLCFAVAATGGIANSYGLSGWYPTLVKPSFNPPNWLFGPVWTVLYIMIAVSGARLVLSPAEDKEPAIALYGVQLALNAAWSWVFFYGQAMGAAAIVIVAMWLAILGNIVFAWSKDRVASLLLIPYLAWVSFATVLNIAIWRLNS is encoded by the coding sequence ATGTCCCGATCGGTCGCCGGCACCGTGGCCGTCTACGGAGCCTTCCTGGTGCTCTGCTTCGCCGTGGCGGCCACCGGCGGCATCGCCAATTCCTACGGCCTGTCCGGCTGGTACCCGACCCTGGTCAAGCCGTCGTTCAATCCGCCGAACTGGCTCTTCGGGCCGGTCTGGACGGTGCTCTACATCATGATCGCGGTGTCCGGCGCCCGGCTCGTCCTGTCCCCTGCCGAGGACAAGGAGCCAGCCATCGCGCTCTACGGCGTTCAACTCGCGCTCAACGCGGCGTGGTCCTGGGTGTTCTTCTACGGCCAGGCGATGGGCGCCGCGGCGATCGTCATCGTCGCCATGTGGCTCGCCATCCTCGGCAACATCGTCTTCGCCTGGAGCAAGGATCGCGTGGCGTCCCTGCTGCTGATCCCCTATCTTGCCTGGGTGAGTTTCGCGACGGTGCTGAACATCGCCATCTGGCGCCTCAACAGCTGA